The window CCCGAAATCACAGAACGCATGCTTCTCCGTCATCTGCGCGAGATGACCGGAGCCGGAATTCTAGGACGTCATCAGGATCAGGGCTTGCCCCTGCGAGTCCATTACTCAATCACGCCCTACGGACTGACCCTCGTCCCGGTACTGGATGCCCTGTGTTCATGGGGCAGAGAGCATTTAAAGCGCGATCTATCGGCTTGATTCTCATCGGCCAGCTGCGTCCTCCGTATACGGCCACCATCCGCCGTCCCCACAGCGATTGAGCAGCAGAACGCCCCGCAAGCGCAACCAGCCTCAAAGCGAGATACTTGTAGACGATGCCGAACGAAAACAAGCCGCCCGTCTACCTGCTCGACACCATGGCCTTCATCTTCCGCGCGTACCACGCCATGCAGCGGTCGCGGCCCATGTCCACGCGCACCGGCGTCCCCACGGCGGCCACTTATGTCTTCATCAACATGATCAACAAGCTGCGGCAGGACTTCCATCCGCACTACCTCGCAGCCATCTACGAGGGCGGCGCGCCCGTACACCGCAACGAAGCCGCGGCGCAGATGAAGACCATCAAAAAGTTCAACATCAAAACCCAGCAGTTCGACGAAGTCGACTACGGCGGCTACAAGGCCACCCGCACCGAGACCCCGCCCGACCTCACACAGCAGCAGCCCTACATCCGCCGCGCCCTCGAAGCCTTCGGCATCCCCATCCTCGCGCATGAAGGCTTCGAGGCCGACGACGTCATCGGCACACTCTCACAGCGCCTCAGTGAACAGGGCCACCCCGTCTACATCGTCTCGTCCGACAAGGACATGATGCAGCTCGTCACCGACAGTGTGCATATCCTCAACCCAACGAAAGACAACCTCATCCTCGACCCCGCCAAGGTCGAAGAAGTCCTCGGCGTCCCACCCCAACGCGTCATCGACGTCATGGCCCTCCGCGGCGACAGCATCGACAACATCCCCGGCGCACCCGGCATCGGCGACAAGGGCTCCGTCGAACTCATCCAGCAATTCGGCTCCGTAGAAGCCGCACTCGACGCCGCCCGCGACAACCCCGACAGCATCAAGGGCAAACGCCAGCGCGAATCCCTGCAGAACAATCGTGACACCGTCATGCTCTCCAAGGAGCTCGTCACCATCCACTGCAACCTGCCGGTCGACTACTCGCTCGAAGCCATGAGCACCGCCACCGAGCCCAACCTCGCCGACCTCCGCGCGCTCTACACCGAACTCGAATTCACCACGCTGCTCAAGGACCTCCCCGCCCCCGAAGCGCAAAAAATCGACTACATCCTAGAGCCCACCGCGCACGACATCACCGAACTACTCGCCACCAGCGACACCCTCGCCATCTTCTTCCCCGAAGACGCGCAAGCCATCGCCGAAGAGTCAGGCGCCGAAACCGAACTCGACACCGAATCCCCCGCCGAAGATCCCATCGCCACCAACATGGATCTATTCGCCGCGATGACCACCCCGGTCGAAACCAAACCCTTCGCACCACCGCAAACCGAACCGCTGCCCGTAGGCCTGGCAACAACAGCAGACAAAGCCATTCTGCTGGACCTCAACACCGACATAGCAGCCCCCATCCGCGAAGCGCTAAAAAACAACAAAATCCCCAAAGCAGTCCACGACCTGAAAGCCGTGCTGCGCACCTGCGAACGCGCCAAAATCGAAATCAAAAACGTTCGCGACGACGTCATGCTCTACAGCTACCTCATCAACCCCACGCACGGCAGCCACAAGCTCTCCGACGTCGCCGCACGCTTCAACGACCGCGCCCTCACGCAGGTAGAAAAGAAACAAACCCCACCAGCACACATCCTGCCCGAAGCCGCCAGCGCAGTCTTCCAACTCACCAGCCTCCTCAAACCGCAAATCGAAGAAGCCGAACTAAACAAAACCTACGAAGACATCGACCTCCCGCTGGTCCCCGTGCTCC of the Terriglobus sp. TAA 43 genome contains:
- a CDS encoding helix-turn-helix domain-containing protein, which produces MGVSKKEISPCPIDVTLSVIDGRWKGTILWRLLDGPMRTNELRKSIPEITERMLLRHLREMTGAGILGRHQDQGLPLRVHYSITPYGLTLVPVLDALCSWGREHLKRDLSA
- the polA gene encoding DNA polymerase I → MPNENKPPVYLLDTMAFIFRAYHAMQRSRPMSTRTGVPTAATYVFINMINKLRQDFHPHYLAAIYEGGAPVHRNEAAAQMKTIKKFNIKTQQFDEVDYGGYKATRTETPPDLTQQQPYIRRALEAFGIPILAHEGFEADDVIGTLSQRLSEQGHPVYIVSSDKDMMQLVTDSVHILNPTKDNLILDPAKVEEVLGVPPQRVIDVMALRGDSIDNIPGAPGIGDKGSVELIQQFGSVEAALDAARDNPDSIKGKRQRESLQNNRDTVMLSKELVTIHCNLPVDYSLEAMSTATEPNLADLRALYTELEFTTLLKDLPAPEAQKIDYILEPTAHDITELLATSDTLAIFFPEDAQAIAEESGAETELDTESPAEDPIATNMDLFAAMTTPVETKPFAPPQTEPLPVGLATTADKAILLDLNTDIAAPIREALKNNKIPKAVHDLKAVLRTCERAKIEIKNVRDDVMLYSYLINPTHGSHKLSDVAARFNDRALTQVEKKQTPPAHILPEAASAVFQLTSLLKPQIEEAELNKTYEDIDLPLVPVLLHMEKAGCRIDTDLLRAQNTRLAVAMDDLAARIHTLAGRTFNINSPKQLGEVLFNEMNLPKPLKYGKGKVVSTAQDVLEELSEQHEAPRLVLEYRQLAKLRSNYTEQLPLLVDTDSRVHTTFNQVGTATGRLSSTNPNLQNIPVRTELGREIRAAFTAQPGNIILSADYSQIELRLMAHFSQDPLLLNAYRTNIDIHTLTASEVFGVDPATMSKETRNRAKAVNFGIVYGISPFGLAAQLGIDQKEARTYIETYFDRYKGVQTFITELLEQTRNTGKVTTLFGRTRPIPDIQSRNPNMRGFAERTAVNTPLQGTAADMIKVAMLHIDKALTAGNYKTRMTLQVHDELLFDAPKEEAEAVAALVKKEMESVIQLSIPVVAEVGQGPNWRDAK